The following proteins come from a genomic window of Flavobacterium crocinum:
- a CDS encoding AGE family epimerase/isomerase — MSLQLKLLKSELTAELDAILNYWSERTVDEKNGGFVGQIDFNDHLIANAEKGSVLNARILWTFSASYKTTKNENHKKLAKRAFDFLSAYFYDTQFGGLFWSINEDKTPKDTKNQIYALAFAIYGLSEYYAISGEEKALEIAKNLYQKIQEHSYDSVNKGYFEAFTRDWQPIEDLRLSAKDANEKKTMNTHLHIIEGYVNLYKVWKDEKLLEVIIELLETIEKYFINTETGHLRLFFDENWKEKPDVISYGHDIEAAWLLQQCAEISENETLIANYKKHAVQIAEVTKEGLDTDGGLWYEFDPEKNELIAEKHWWPQAEALIGFYNAYQLTGKEDYLDLVFKNWKFIKKHIIDQQNGEWVWGVYHDYAVMQKDKAGFWKCPYHNGRACIELIQRIQD; from the coding sequence GTGTCATTACAATTAAAGCTTTTAAAATCGGAACTAACAGCAGAACTCGATGCCATTCTAAACTATTGGTCAGAACGAACTGTAGATGAAAAAAATGGTGGTTTTGTTGGACAAATCGATTTTAACGATCATCTGATTGCTAATGCAGAAAAAGGTTCGGTCTTAAATGCCCGAATTCTCTGGACGTTTTCTGCCAGTTACAAAACCACAAAAAACGAAAACCACAAAAAACTGGCAAAGAGAGCATTTGATTTTCTTTCAGCATATTTTTATGACACACAATTTGGAGGTCTTTTTTGGAGTATAAATGAGGATAAAACTCCAAAAGACACCAAAAATCAGATTTATGCTTTAGCCTTTGCGATTTATGGTTTATCTGAATATTATGCGATTTCAGGAGAAGAAAAAGCATTGGAAATAGCTAAAAATTTATATCAAAAAATTCAGGAACACAGTTACGATTCTGTCAATAAAGGCTATTTTGAAGCTTTTACGAGAGATTGGCAGCCAATCGAAGATTTACGTCTGAGTGCAAAAGATGCCAATGAAAAGAAAACCATGAATACGCATCTTCATATTATTGAAGGTTACGTAAATTTATATAAAGTTTGGAAAGACGAAAAACTGCTTGAAGTTATTATCGAATTGCTGGAAACTATTGAAAAGTATTTCATTAATACAGAAACAGGTCACTTACGCTTGTTCTTTGATGAAAACTGGAAAGAAAAACCAGATGTTATTTCATACGGACATGATATTGAAGCGGCCTGGCTTTTACAACAATGCGCCGAAATTTCAGAAAACGAAACTTTAATTGCAAACTATAAAAAACATGCCGTTCAGATTGCCGAAGTCACAAAAGAAGGTTTGGATACTGATGGCGGTTTATGGTACGAATTTGATCCTGAGAAAAACGAATTAATAGCCGAAAAACACTGGTGGCCACAAGCCGAAGCTTTAATTGGCTTTTACAATGCCTATCAGTTAACCGGAAAAGAAGATTATCTGGATCTTGTTTTCAAAAACTGGAAATTCATAAAGAAACATATAATCGACCAGCAAAACGGAGAATGGGTCTGGGGAGTTTACCACGACTATGCTGTAATGCAAAAAGACAAAGCCGGATTCTGGAAATGCCCCTATCACAACGGACGCGCTTGTATCGAACTGATACAGCGAATTCAAGATTAA
- a CDS encoding carbohydrate binding domain-containing protein gives MKHFFLFSLLLTSLLIDAQTNLLKNGGFEYDLTNWNGQENGALSPYDKKSGKNSALINQFTGAEWRAFDQTVPLARNTFAVECSAWMKAEGIENQKEDYKAAIVVVDFLNGADKSIGSETIARAKGTTDWVNYKKAVKVPTDAKKIKVMLALAQTNGTVFFDDIKITTLTEEEYSKLNPEAK, from the coding sequence ATGAAACATTTTTTCCTTTTTAGTTTATTGTTGACATCTTTATTAATTGATGCACAAACCAATCTCTTAAAAAATGGAGGTTTTGAATACGACTTAACCAATTGGAACGGACAAGAAAATGGTGCGCTTTCTCCCTATGATAAAAAATCAGGAAAAAACAGTGCCTTAATTAATCAGTTTACCGGCGCAGAATGGAGAGCTTTTGATCAAACTGTTCCACTTGCCAGAAATACCTTTGCGGTAGAATGCAGTGCCTGGATGAAAGCAGAAGGCATAGAAAATCAAAAAGAAGATTATAAAGCAGCGATTGTAGTCGTAGACTTTCTTAATGGTGCAGACAAATCAATTGGCTCAGAAACCATTGCCCGTGCGAAAGGAACTACTGATTGGGTTAATTATAAAAAGGCGGTAAAGGTACCAACTGACGCTAAGAAAATTAAAGTTATGCTGGCTCTGGCACAAACAAATGGCACTGTATTTTTTGATGATATAAAAATAACAACACTTACTGAAGAAGAATATTCCAAACTAAATCCGGAAGCCAAATAA
- a CDS encoding glycoside hydrolase family 26 protein, with translation MKKSLLKVLFLSFSILVLVSCSSDNDSNNEVIVDPPMQDDPLTTSNVANYMVDPNATKETKALFYNLKRLAQTKTAIGQQDAFNSFYQDAGGDSDIKKNTGFDPAVLGSDFMFITDKSNNEQSNNWFYQQEQKISADVKTAYAKGIINTFSWHLREPNKEESFYASDMTSEQKSTAFRSILPGGANNEWYKKKLDKVAKVILNLKGSNGELIPVIFRPFHEFDGSWFWWGADFCTADEYKKAYQFTVNYLKNTKGVHNILYAFSPDNSYTTETNYLSRYPGDKYVDVIGMDNYGDFNNQGQTGSERANSKLKILSDYAKAKVKIAALTETGYRVTSTTPAITDWFSTLLYSALTKNDIQISYVMFWNNNADGYYVPNGTVANTNDFKTYTLKTKSALVNSLPKMYEMQK, from the coding sequence ATGAAGAAATCACTTTTGAAAGTTTTATTCCTGAGTTTCTCTATTTTAGTTTTAGTATCGTGTTCTTCAGACAACGATTCAAATAACGAAGTTATAGTAGATCCGCCTATGCAAGATGATCCGTTAACGACATCAAACGTTGCCAATTATATGGTAGATCCAAATGCTACAAAAGAAACCAAAGCTTTATTTTATAATTTAAAAAGACTGGCGCAAACCAAAACAGCTATTGGTCAGCAAGATGCTTTTAATAGCTTTTATCAGGACGCTGGCGGCGATTCAGATATTAAAAAAAATACAGGTTTTGACCCTGCAGTTTTAGGATCTGATTTTATGTTTATAACCGATAAAAGCAATAATGAGCAATCTAACAATTGGTTTTATCAACAGGAACAAAAAATTAGTGCCGATGTTAAAACCGCCTACGCGAAAGGAATAATCAATACCTTCTCCTGGCATTTGAGAGAACCTAATAAAGAAGAATCTTTTTATGCTTCAGATATGACTTCTGAACAAAAATCGACTGCTTTTAGAAGTATTCTTCCTGGTGGAGCAAACAACGAATGGTATAAGAAGAAATTAGACAAAGTTGCCAAAGTTATTCTGAACCTAAAAGGCTCAAATGGCGAATTGATTCCTGTAATTTTCAGGCCTTTTCATGAATTTGACGGAAGCTGGTTTTGGTGGGGAGCCGATTTTTGTACAGCAGATGAATACAAAAAAGCGTATCAGTTTACAGTCAATTATTTGAAAAATACAAAAGGAGTTCACAATATTCTTTATGCTTTTTCTCCTGACAATTCATACACAACCGAAACCAATTATTTAAGCCGTTATCCCGGCGATAAATATGTAGATGTTATTGGTATGGATAATTATGGCGACTTTAATAACCAAGGTCAGACAGGTTCTGAGAGAGCCAATTCTAAATTAAAAATTCTTTCGGATTACGCTAAAGCGAAAGTAAAAATCGCTGCTTTAACCGAAACAGGTTATCGCGTTACCAGTACAACGCCAGCCATTACAGATTGGTTTTCGACTTTATTATACAGTGCTTTAACAAAAAATGACATTCAGATAAGTTATGTCATGTTTTGGAATAATAATGCAGATGGCTACTATGTCCCAAACGGAACGGTTGCTAATACAAATGATTTTAAAACTTATACCCTAAAAACTAAATCTGCATTGGTAAATTCATTGCCAAAAATGTATGAAATGCAAAAATAG
- a CDS encoding glycoside hydrolase 5 family protein, with amino-acid sequence MKNRFLKTLSLALIFSTIACQAQERITVKGNQFYKGDKPYSYIGTNYWYGSMLASKKIGDRERLLRELDVMKKNGIDNLRILVGADGGKYDFTVRPALQYEQGKYDEDLLDGLDFLINEMSKRNMYAVLYLTNNWEWSGGMSQYLEWNGKGPVPVPAIPPNTWPQFMSYTEQFHSCEPCMEALNNHVKFIIGRTNAYSKKKYNEDNTIMSWQVGNEPRLFTVENEVKFTKWLNNIVDLIDSLDKNHLVSTGSEGKNSSNDSMKIFERTHQNPNIDYLTMHIWPKNWNWFKADNAEATFPKTIENAGKYIDDHIKVANNLKRPIIIEEFGLPRENENLNAGASSVYRDKFYSYIFGRVVESVKNGGPLQAANFWGYGGEGKAINETGKWNPGDPLTTDPPQEPQGLNSVFNGDQSTLKIVKDYNLKLKK; translated from the coding sequence ATGAAAAACAGATTTTTAAAAACACTTTCTTTAGCCTTAATTTTCTCGACAATAGCTTGCCAGGCACAAGAAAGAATAACCGTAAAAGGAAACCAGTTTTATAAAGGCGACAAACCTTACTCTTATATTGGAACCAATTATTGGTATGGAAGCATGTTGGCTTCGAAAAAAATCGGCGATCGTGAAAGATTACTTCGTGAATTGGATGTAATGAAGAAAAACGGAATCGATAATTTACGTATTCTGGTTGGTGCTGATGGAGGAAAATACGATTTCACTGTTCGTCCGGCATTGCAATACGAACAGGGGAAATACGATGAAGATTTACTGGACGGACTGGATTTCCTGATTAACGAAATGAGCAAACGAAATATGTATGCTGTTTTGTATCTGACAAATAACTGGGAATGGTCTGGCGGTATGTCGCAATATTTAGAATGGAACGGTAAAGGTCCTGTTCCCGTTCCTGCAATTCCGCCAAATACCTGGCCTCAGTTTATGTCCTATACAGAACAATTTCACAGTTGCGAACCTTGTATGGAAGCTTTAAACAATCACGTTAAGTTTATTATTGGAAGAACAAACGCTTATTCTAAAAAGAAATACAATGAAGACAACACGATTATGTCCTGGCAGGTTGGAAATGAGCCTAGGCTTTTTACAGTAGAAAACGAAGTAAAATTCACAAAATGGCTCAATAACATTGTAGATCTGATTGACAGTTTAGACAAAAATCATTTGGTTTCTACAGGTTCTGAAGGAAAAAACAGTTCAAACGACAGTATGAAAATCTTCGAAAGAACACACCAAAATCCGAATATCGATTATTTAACGATGCATATCTGGCCTAAAAACTGGAACTGGTTTAAAGCAGATAATGCCGAAGCGACATTTCCAAAAACCATCGAAAATGCAGGTAAATATATTGATGATCATATCAAAGTCGCCAATAATTTAAAACGCCCAATAATTATCGAAGAATTTGGTCTTCCAAGAGAAAACGAAAACCTGAATGCCGGAGCATCTTCTGTTTACAGAGATAAATTTTACAGCTACATTTTTGGAAGAGTTGTGGAAAGTGTTAAAAATGGCGGACCATTGCAAGCAGCCAATTTCTGGGGTTATGGCGGTGAAGGAAAAGCCATTAACGAAACAGGAAAATGGAATCCCGGAGATCCTTTAACAACAGATCCTCCACAAGAACCACAAGGTTTAAATTCTGTTTTTAATGGAGATCAATCGACATTGAAAATTGTGAAAGATTATAATTTGAAATTGAAAAAATAG
- a CDS encoding glycoside hydrolase family 97 protein, with amino-acid sequence MKNIFILFCFILTNFSFAQKKQGFNVISPNGKIEVKIAVNDKISWSISHEKDLILAPSEMALTLDGNLILGKNPVVLNSKKESVDTSFETPLYKKKTVKDQYNKLTIDFKNDFAIEFRIYDDGAAYRFLTKKKKDITVQSEEVVLNFDQDYNTLMPYVRDLRNPKDQFISSFESHYENKKISEFSKDTLAFLPFLIDYKNHKKAIFLEADLENYPGLFVTNNKNKTGFESRFSKYPTQETNGGFNFLNKLITERADFLVKTKGTRTFPWRAIVISENDADLANNDMVQKLAEPSKIKDISWIKPGKVAWDWWNDWNIYNVDFKAGINTQTYKYYIDFASKNKIEYVVLDEGWSVETDIMKHNPNVNLEELIAYAKERNVGIILWASWMAINNKTEAVFDNYAKLGVKGFKVDFIDRDDAKMVNSVYDIAQKAANHKLIIDFHGMYKPTGIQRTYPNILNFEGVKGLENNKWTPNDDVPLYDTTIPFIRMMAGPMDYTPGAMRNATKSEFKPSHSTPMSQGTRCHQLALYTIFEAPLQMMADSPTAFMAAQESTDFIAKIPTTFDETVSLDGEVGKYVSIARRKGNTWYLGAITNWDSRDITTDFSFLEKGKKFQAEIFSDGLNADKAATDYKKEIITVDSTSKLKYRLANGGGLAMIIK; translated from the coding sequence ATGAAAAATATATTTATTCTTTTTTGTTTCATACTCACAAATTTTTCTTTCGCACAGAAGAAACAGGGTTTTAATGTAATTTCTCCAAACGGAAAAATCGAAGTTAAAATTGCTGTAAATGATAAAATCTCATGGTCTATTTCACATGAAAAAGATTTGATTTTAGCTCCATCAGAAATGGCTCTGACTTTGGATGGAAATCTTATTTTAGGAAAAAATCCTGTCGTTTTAAATTCAAAAAAAGAAAGCGTCGATACTTCTTTTGAAACACCTCTATATAAAAAGAAAACCGTAAAAGATCAGTACAATAAACTGACGATTGATTTCAAAAATGATTTCGCAATTGAATTTCGTATTTATGATGATGGCGCGGCGTACAGATTCCTTACCAAAAAGAAAAAAGATATTACAGTTCAATCCGAAGAAGTAGTTTTAAATTTTGATCAGGATTACAATACTTTAATGCCGTATGTTCGTGATTTAAGAAACCCGAAAGATCAGTTTATTTCTTCATTTGAATCGCATTATGAAAACAAGAAAATAAGCGAATTTTCAAAAGACACTTTAGCGTTTTTACCTTTTTTAATTGATTATAAAAACCATAAAAAAGCCATTTTTCTTGAAGCTGATTTGGAAAATTATCCGGGTTTATTTGTCACTAACAACAAAAACAAAACAGGTTTTGAGTCTCGTTTTTCAAAATATCCAACTCAGGAAACCAACGGCGGATTTAATTTTCTAAATAAATTAATTACCGAAAGAGCTGATTTTTTGGTTAAAACCAAAGGAACCCGAACTTTTCCCTGGAGAGCGATTGTGATTTCAGAAAATGATGCCGATTTAGCAAATAATGACATGGTTCAGAAATTAGCAGAACCATCCAAAATAAAAGACATTTCGTGGATAAAACCTGGAAAAGTAGCCTGGGATTGGTGGAACGACTGGAATATTTACAATGTCGATTTCAAAGCAGGAATCAACACTCAGACTTATAAATATTATATTGATTTTGCTTCTAAAAACAAAATTGAATATGTAGTTTTAGACGAAGGCTGGAGTGTTGAAACTGACATTATGAAACACAATCCAAATGTAAATCTGGAAGAATTGATTGCTTACGCAAAAGAACGAAACGTTGGCATTATTCTATGGGCTTCGTGGATGGCAATCAATAATAAAACTGAAGCCGTTTTTGACAATTATGCAAAATTGGGTGTAAAAGGTTTTAAAGTAGATTTTATTGATCGTGATGATGCAAAAATGGTCAATTCGGTTTATGATATTGCACAAAAAGCGGCAAATCATAAATTGATTATTGATTTTCACGGAATGTACAAACCAACCGGAATTCAGCGAACGTATCCAAATATTTTAAATTTTGAAGGCGTAAAAGGTCTGGAAAATAATAAATGGACACCAAATGATGATGTTCCGCTTTACGATACCACAATTCCGTTTATTAGAATGATGGCTGGTCCAATGGATTATACACCGGGCGCGATGCGTAACGCAACGAAAAGCGAATTCAAACCAAGTCATTCGACACCAATGAGTCAGGGAACACGATGCCACCAATTGGCACTTTATACGATTTTTGAAGCGCCTTTGCAAATGATGGCGGATAGTCCGACAGCTTTTATGGCAGCACAGGAAAGCACTGATTTTATTGCTAAAATCCCAACTACTTTTGATGAAACCGTTTCTCTTGATGGCGAAGTTGGAAAATACGTTTCAATTGCCAGAAGAAAAGGAAATACCTGGTATTTGGGTGCCATTACAAATTGGGATTCCCGAGATATTACAACTGATTTTTCTTTCCTTGAAAAAGGCAAAAAATTCCAAGCCGAAATTTTCTCCGACGGTCTAAACGCAGACAAAGCAGCAACTGATTATAAAAAAGAAATCATAACGGTTGATTCAACCTCTAAACTAAAATATCGTTTAGCAAATGGTGGTGGACTAGCGATGATTATAAAATAA
- a CDS encoding aldo/keto reductase codes for MKYNRCGKSGLLLPEISLGLWHNFGSVDNFENAESIAVEAFDKGITHYDLANNYGPVPGSAETNFGKILWHNFQGNLRDEIIISTKAGYTMWDGPYGDWGSRKYLLSSLDQSLKRMKVDYVDIFYSHRPDPETPIEETMMALDYAVRSGKALYVGISNYSAEQTRVAVDVLKQLGTPCLIHQAKYSMLQRWVEDGLLDVLEEKGVGCIAFSPLAQGLLTDKYLNGIPENSRAHNPNGHLKEDEVTQERIQKLIQLNEIAQNRNQSLAQMALAWLQKDKRITSVLIGASSVKQLCNNIDCLQNTEFTHDELSAIEKILA; via the coding sequence ATGAAATATAACAGATGTGGGAAAAGCGGTTTGCTGCTTCCGGAAATTTCTTTAGGATTATGGCATAATTTCGGTTCGGTAGATAATTTTGAAAATGCCGAAAGTATTGCGGTAGAAGCTTTTGATAAAGGCATTACTCATTATGATTTAGCTAATAATTATGGGCCGGTTCCAGGTTCTGCGGAGACTAATTTTGGGAAAATTCTTTGGCATAATTTTCAGGGAAATTTACGTGATGAAATTATTATTTCTACCAAAGCCGGTTACACCATGTGGGATGGGCCATATGGAGATTGGGGTTCAAGAAAATATTTGCTTTCAAGTTTAGATCAGAGTTTGAAACGAATGAAAGTTGATTACGTGGATATTTTTTATTCACATCGTCCAGATCCTGAAACACCAATTGAGGAAACTATGATGGCTTTGGATTATGCCGTAAGAAGCGGAAAAGCTTTATACGTTGGAATCAGTAATTATTCTGCGGAACAAACTAGAGTTGCTGTTGATGTTTTAAAACAATTGGGAACGCCATGTTTGATTCACCAAGCAAAATATTCTATGTTACAACGTTGGGTTGAAGATGGTTTATTAGATGTTTTGGAAGAAAAGGGAGTAGGTTGCATTGCTTTTTCTCCTTTGGCACAAGGACTTTTGACGGATAAATATCTAAACGGAATTCCAGAAAATTCCAGAGCGCATAATCCAAACGGACATTTGAAAGAAGATGAGGTTACTCAGGAAAGAATTCAAAAATTAATTCAGCTGAATGAAATTGCTCAAAACAGAAATCAGTCTTTGGCGCAAATGGCTCTAGCTTGGCTGCAAAAAGACAAACGAATTACATCGGTTTTAATTGGAGCGAGTTCTGTAAAACAATTGTGTAATAATATTGATTGTTTGCAGAATACGGAATTTACGCATGATGAATTGAGTGCCATTGAAAAGATATTGGCTTAA
- the bglX gene encoding beta-glucosidase BglX has protein sequence MKNKKIIFIGVFSLFTIGNMNAQKKPYLDKNKTVEQRIDLLLPLMTLEEKVGQMNQYNGFWDVTGPAPKGGSAELKYEHLRKGLVGSMLTVRGVKEVRAVQKIAVEETRLGIPLIIGFDVIHGYKTLSPIPLAEAASWDLEAIKKSAAIAADEASASGINWTFGPNVDVANDARWGRVMEGAGEDPYLGSKVGYARVKGFQGETVADLAKVNTIAACAKHFAAYGYVEAGLEYNIVDISNSKLYNSVLPPFKATVDAGVRTFMNSFNTLNGVPATGNAFLQRDILKGKWKFDGFVISDYASIREMIAHGYAKDEADATAKAVIAGSDMDMESYLYVAKLVDLVKTGKVKESLVDDAVRRILRVKFELGLFDDPYRYCDEKREKEVVGSKANNEGVLDMAKKSIVLLKNEKNVLPLKKSGQKIALIGALANDKNSPLGSWRIAASDDTAVSVLEGMQQYKDNQLTFEKGADLLKQKATFLTETVFNTTDKSGFEAAKTAAKNADVVVMVLGEYGFQSGEGRSRTDLNLPGLQQELLEEIYKVNPNVVLVLNNGRPLSIPWAAENVPAIVEAWHLGTQAGNAIAQVLYGDYNPSGKLPMSFPRNVGQVPIYYNKYSTGRPIDSDKNVFWSHYMDVEKTPQFPFGFGLSYTSFDYKNLKVNKTSFAKGEKVQVSVEVTNTGNYDGKEVVQLYIHDEYASIIRPIKELKGFELVNLKKGETKKVNFTLTDKELGFYDNEGNYLVEPGTFKIMVGGSSDKGLLGGFEIKD, from the coding sequence ATGAAAAATAAAAAAATAATATTTATTGGGGTCTTTTCCCTTTTTACGATTGGAAATATGAATGCACAAAAAAAGCCGTATCTGGATAAGAATAAAACTGTTGAGCAGCGTATCGATTTGCTTTTGCCGTTAATGACATTGGAGGAAAAAGTAGGGCAGATGAACCAATATAACGGTTTTTGGGATGTTACGGGACCAGCACCAAAAGGCGGATCAGCCGAATTAAAATACGAACATTTAAGAAAAGGCTTAGTTGGCTCAATGCTGACGGTTCGCGGAGTGAAAGAAGTTCGTGCCGTACAGAAAATTGCGGTGGAAGAAACGCGTTTGGGAATTCCGTTAATTATTGGTTTTGACGTAATACATGGTTATAAAACGTTAAGTCCGATTCCGCTGGCTGAAGCGGCGAGTTGGGATTTGGAAGCGATTAAGAAATCGGCGGCGATTGCTGCAGATGAAGCTTCTGCATCCGGAATTAACTGGACTTTTGGTCCAAATGTCGATGTAGCAAATGATGCCCGTTGGGGACGAGTGATGGAAGGCGCGGGAGAAGATCCGTATTTGGGAAGTAAAGTGGGTTATGCCAGAGTTAAAGGTTTTCAGGGAGAAACGGTTGCCGATTTGGCTAAAGTAAATACGATTGCCGCTTGTGCGAAACATTTTGCGGCGTATGGTTATGTTGAAGCTGGATTGGAATATAATATTGTGGATATCAGTAATTCTAAATTGTACAATTCGGTTTTGCCTCCTTTTAAAGCTACGGTTGATGCTGGAGTTCGTACGTTTATGAATTCGTTTAATACTTTGAATGGTGTTCCTGCAACCGGAAATGCCTTTTTGCAAAGAGATATTTTGAAAGGAAAATGGAAGTTTGACGGATTTGTGATTTCTGATTATGCTTCGATTCGCGAAATGATTGCTCACGGTTATGCAAAAGACGAAGCAGATGCAACTGCAAAAGCGGTTATTGCAGGTTCTGATATGGATATGGAATCGTATTTATATGTGGCAAAATTGGTTGATTTGGTAAAAACTGGAAAAGTAAAAGAATCTTTGGTTGATGATGCTGTTCGCAGAATTTTAAGAGTGAAATTTGAGTTAGGATTATTTGATGATCCTTACAGATATTGTGATGAAAAACGCGAAAAAGAAGTTGTTGGAAGTAAAGCTAATAACGAAGGCGTTTTAGATATGGCGAAGAAATCTATTGTCTTATTAAAAAATGAAAAGAATGTACTTCCTCTGAAGAAATCCGGGCAGAAAATCGCTTTGATTGGAGCACTGGCAAATGATAAAAACAGTCCGTTGGGAAGCTGGAGAATTGCGGCTTCTGATGATACTGCGGTTTCGGTTTTAGAAGGAATGCAACAGTATAAAGACAATCAATTGACTTTTGAAAAAGGAGCAGATTTATTAAAACAAAAAGCAACTTTTTTAACGGAAACGGTTTTCAATACCACAGACAAAAGCGGATTTGAAGCTGCAAAAACAGCTGCTAAAAATGCCGATGTTGTCGTTATGGTTTTAGGTGAATATGGTTTCCAAAGCGGTGAGGGAAGAAGCCGTACGGATTTGAATTTACCAGGATTACAGCAGGAATTATTAGAAGAAATTTATAAAGTAAATCCAAATGTAGTTTTGGTTTTAAATAATGGCCGTCCGTTGAGTATTCCTTGGGCGGCAGAAAATGTTCCAGCAATTGTAGAGGCTTGGCATTTGGGAACTCAGGCAGGAAATGCGATTGCGCAGGTTTTATACGGAGATTATAATCCGAGCGGGAAATTGCCAATGTCGTTTCCGAGAAATGTAGGTCAGGTGCCAATTTATTACAATAAATACAGTACAGGAAGACCAATTGACAGCGATAAAAATGTTTTCTGGTCACATTATATGGATGTGGAGAAAACGCCTCAGTTTCCGTTTGGTTTTGGTTTGAGTTACACCTCTTTTGATTATAAAAACCTGAAAGTAAATAAGACTTCTTTTGCAAAAGGAGAAAAAGTTCAGGTTAGTGTTGAGGTTACTAATACAGGGAATTATGACGGAAAAGAAGTAGTACAATTATACATTCATGATGAATATGCAAGCATCATTCGTCCGATAAAAGAATTGAAAGGTTTTGAATTGGTTAATCTGAAAAAAGGAGAAACTAAAAAAGTAAACTTTACTTTAACGGATAAAGAATTAGGTTTTTATGATAACGAAGGAAATTATTTAGTAGAGCCGGGAACTTTTAAAATCATGGTTGGAGGAAGCTCTGATAAAGGTTTGCTGGGTGGCTTTGAAATTAAAGACTAA
- a CDS encoding sialate O-acetylesterase, which yields MKNNIYKFVFFLLISSSMMANVSLPNIFSDNMVLQRNSEVKIWGWANPKEEIKLVSSWNNQEYKTVANNQAKWELTIKTPEAGGPFTISIKGYNEVVLKNILIGEVWLCSGQSNMEMSASWGIDNGEEEAKNATNPNIRFFTVPKLTAENPQHNLLGNWVESTPETMKYFSAVGYFFAKRLREDLKNVPIGLISSNWGGTPAEIWMSSEVVNNDPVLLENAKKLNEQEYGPRQPGRAYNAMIYPLIGFKIAGTLWYQGESNVGSLVYDKTLGALITSWRKEWKDDFPFYYVQIAPFKTGSNNFSNVTVRDSQRKLLKEVSKTGMVVISDISDTIDIHPKNKKSVGIRLANLALAETYKINSNLVNGPLFKSIKTDKNKVTVSFDYGDGLYFKDKKSNQFEVAGADGIFYPAKASIKNNEVILTSKKVASPAKVRFAWGNTTQSDLFNKANLPASCFTTEF from the coding sequence ATGAAAAATAATATCTATAAGTTTGTTTTCTTTTTATTGATTTCCAGTAGTATGATGGCAAATGTTTCGCTTCCGAATATTTTTAGTGATAATATGGTTTTACAGCGCAACTCTGAAGTGAAAATTTGGGGTTGGGCAAATCCAAAAGAAGAAATCAAACTGGTTTCGAGCTGGAATAATCAGGAATATAAAACGGTTGCCAATAATCAGGCAAAATGGGAATTAACGATTAAAACGCCTGAAGCGGGAGGACCTTTTACGATTTCTATAAAAGGCTACAATGAAGTGGTTTTAAAAAACATTTTGATTGGAGAAGTTTGGCTTTGTTCCGGACAATCGAATATGGAAATGTCAGCAAGTTGGGGAATCGATAATGGAGAAGAAGAAGCTAAAAATGCCACAAATCCAAATATCCGATTTTTTACTGTTCCGAAATTAACAGCCGAAAATCCGCAGCATAATTTACTGGGAAATTGGGTGGAATCGACTCCTGAAACCATGAAATATTTTAGTGCAGTTGGTTACTTTTTTGCGAAACGTCTTCGCGAGGATTTAAAGAATGTTCCCATCGGATTAATTTCTTCCAACTGGGGCGGAACTCCTGCAGAAATCTGGATGTCATCAGAAGTTGTTAATAACGATCCTGTTTTATTAGAAAACGCTAAAAAACTCAACGAACAAGAATACGGACCAAGACAACCCGGGCGTGCTTACAATGCGATGATTTATCCACTTATCGGATTTAAAATCGCGGGAACGCTTTGGTATCAGGGAGAATCAAATGTAGGTTCTTTGGTTTATGATAAAACTTTAGGAGCACTAATTACTTCGTGGAGAAAAGAATGGAAAGACGATTTTCCGTTTTATTATGTTCAGATTGCACCTTTTAAAACAGGAAGTAATAATTTTTCCAATGTCACGGTTAGAGATTCGCAGAGAAAGTTATTGAAAGAAGTTTCGAAAACGGGAATGGTCGTTATCAGTGATATTTCGGATACGATTGATATTCATCCAAAGAATAAGAAATCGGTTGGAATTCGTTTGGCGAATTTAGCTTTGGCTGAAACCTATAAAATAAATTCTAATTTAGTTAATGGACCGCTCTTCAAATCCATTAAAACAGATAAAAACAAAGTAACCGTTTCTTTTGACTACGGAGACGGATTGTATTTTAAAGACAAAAAATCGAATCAGTTTGAAGTTGCGGGAGCAGATGGAATTTTCTATCCTGCTAAAGCTTCAATTAAAAATAACGAAGTGATTTTGACAAGTAAAAAAGTGGCTTCTCCGGCAAAAGTGAGATTTGCATGGGGAAACACAACGCAATCGGATTTGTTTAATAAAGCGAATTTGCCCGCTTCTTGTTTTACGACGGAATTTTAA